AGGTCGAAGGCGTTGCTGCGGGTGACGAAGGGGCGCGCGCTGGCGCCGCCGTGGAGCGTCTGGAGCATCGGCGTCTCGACCTCGAGGTAGCCGCGGCCCTCGAGCTCGTGCCGGAGGCTGCGCACGACGGCGGAGCGGGTGCGGACGACGTCCCGCGCGCGCTGCCGGACGACGAGGTCGACGTAGCGCGCGCGCACGCGCGCCTCCTCGGACATCTCGGCGCCCTCGTAGAGGTTGGGCAGCGGACGCAGCGCCTTGGACGCCATCCGCCACCCGGACGCGAGGACGCTCAGCTCGCCGGTGCCGCTCGTCACGACGCGGCCCTCGACGGAGACGTGGTCGCCGATGTCGACGTCGGCCTTCCAGGCGGTGAGCGCGTCCGCGCCCACGCCGACGGGCAGGCCGCGGTCCGGCCGGGCGTCCTGGGCGAGCATGACCTGCAGCCGCGTCCCGTCCCCCTCCTGGAGGACGGCGAAGAAGAGCTTGCCGCGGCCGCGCTGGAAGACGACGCGGCCCGTGACGGCGACGTCGTCCTCGGTGACCTCCTGGGCGCCGAGGCCCTCGTGGCGCGACCGGACGGCGGCGAGCGTCGTCGTCCGCGGCACGCCGACGGGGTAGGGGTCGCCGCCCTCGGCGAGGATCCGCGCCCGCTTCTCCCGGCGGACCTGCTCCTGCTCGGTGCTGCCGGCGGCGGCCGTGGGGCCGCTGGGGTCGGTCGTCTCGGCGGGGCGCGGTGCGTCGGTCACGGCGGCGAGGCTATCCGCGCCGGGCCGCCCGCCCCGCACCGCGACGGCGCCGCACCGCCCGCCCCGCGGGTCACGCGGGCGGCGCCAGCCCCAGCGGCGCGTTGTCGATGAGCCGGGTCGTGCCCACGCGGGCGGCCACGGCGAGCAGCGCGTCCCCCGCCGCGTCGTCGGGCACGTCCGCGAGCGTGCGCGGGTCCACGAGGACGCAGTAGTCGACGACGGCGCCCGGCTCCGCGGCGAGCCGCTCCCGCGCCGCGGCGAGGACGGCCGCGGCGCCCCGGCCCGCCGCCGCGGCACCCGCGGCGAGAGCGGCGGAGAGCACGACGGCGGCGCGGCGGCCGTCCGCGTCGAGGTAGGCGTTGCGGCTGGAGCGGGCCAGCCCGTCGCCCTCGCGCGACGTCGGGACGGCGACGACCTCCACGGGCTCGTCGAGGTCGGCGACCATCCGCCGCACGAGCGCGAGCTGCTGGGCGTCCTTCTGGCCGAAGAGCGCGAGGTCCGGGCGCACGAGGTGGAGCAGCTTGGCGACGACGGTCAGCACGCCGTCGAAGTGGCCGGGCCGGACGGCCCCCTCGAGGACGTCGCCCAGCGGCCCCGCCTGGACCCGCACCTGCGGCGGGCCGCCGGGGTACACCTCGTCGGGGCCGGGGGCGAAGACGAGCGAGGCCCCCTCGCGGCCCAGGAGCGCGAGGTCGCCCTCGAGGTCGCGCGGGTA
This sequence is a window from Pseudokineococcus lusitanus. Protein-coding genes within it:
- the panC gene encoding pantoate--beta-alanine ligase, with the translated sequence MPVRSPEVDPPAAPSAGGPALVRTRADLARARAGLPGPVAVVMTMGALHEGHAALVREARRRAASVVVTVFVNPLQFGAGEDLDRYPRDLEGDLALLGREGASLVFAPGPDEVYPGGPPQVRVQAGPLGDVLEGAVRPGHFDGVLTVVAKLLHLVRPDLALFGQKDAQQLALVRRMVADLDEPVEVVAVPTSREGDGLARSSRNAYLDADGRRAAVVLSAALAAGAAAAGRGAAAVLAAARERLAAEPGAVVDYCVLVDPRTLADVPDDAAGDALLAVAARVGTTRLIDNAPLGLAPPA